A portion of the Acidobacteriaceae bacterium genome contains these proteins:
- the bamD gene encoding outer membrane protein assembly factor BamD, giving the protein MMFSSPILRRSALVMALASGAALMPFSLHAQVTGSTTTTTDSQGKPQTNVSMSAQLPGKKKKKEKVKKEDRVQQTKDTKKEIRKQDKYNPLLKKDATLPDKQLYDKALLMEKKGHFDVARLDLQTLLNTYPDSQYQMRAKLAIADSWYQEGGSAALAQAEQEYKDFITFFPNVPEAAEAQMRVGDIYFKQMDVPDRDYAKAISAETEYRTMLKQYPDAPPAILKQARQKLRDVQEVLATREAEIAAFYAGHANWAASIARYQTVVDTYPQYSHMDDVLIGIGDAYATQAAAVRARPVCAPGVKVACLTEASKSKLEQTFDTKATAAYTRVVVDHSAAPHAEDAKERLAALNMPIPTPTPEQAAASEALEGSRAQYDLRNRLELLIFRKPDTVTAAQVGDPPLEDAPATTAPTVAEDITRDYEVAINPNAKPLPAAKPVVAADAPADAAPADVAPPVSAAPPTLSDVPAAGSENTSGTSTEMAPAATSGGTETGVGATIVSTGGGTPASSLPAATGAADENYGLKTVKPKTDATLAPVEAPAEAPDQVNEANGKSQPAAEQKADGKKKDPKPEFDKGDESSSKHKPKKGLKKINPF; this is encoded by the coding sequence ATGATGTTTTCCTCCCCGATTCTCCGTCGCTCGGCGCTGGTGATGGCGTTGGCCTCCGGCGCAGCGCTGATGCCCTTTTCTCTGCATGCGCAGGTGACCGGATCGACTACGACGACGACCGACAGCCAGGGCAAGCCGCAGACAAACGTGTCGATGTCGGCACAGTTGCCGGGCAAGAAAAAGAAGAAAGAAAAGGTCAAGAAGGAAGACCGTGTCCAGCAGACGAAGGACACGAAGAAAGAGATCAGGAAGCAGGACAAGTACAACCCCCTGCTGAAGAAAGACGCAACGCTTCCTGATAAGCAGCTTTATGACAAAGCTCTGCTGATGGAGAAGAAGGGTCACTTCGACGTGGCCCGTCTGGACCTGCAGACGTTGCTGAATACGTACCCGGATTCGCAGTACCAGATGCGCGCCAAGCTGGCGATTGCCGATAGCTGGTACCAGGAAGGCGGCTCTGCCGCGCTGGCGCAGGCCGAGCAGGAGTACAAGGATTTCATTACGTTCTTCCCGAACGTACCGGAAGCTGCCGAAGCGCAGATGCGCGTGGGCGACATCTACTTCAAGCAGATGGACGTGCCGGATCGCGATTACGCGAAGGCGATCTCCGCCGAGACGGAGTACCGGACGATGCTGAAGCAGTATCCGGATGCCCCGCCCGCGATTTTGAAGCAGGCCCGGCAGAAGCTGCGCGACGTGCAGGAAGTTCTGGCGACACGCGAGGCTGAGATTGCAGCGTTCTACGCAGGCCATGCGAACTGGGCGGCGTCGATTGCGCGCTACCAGACGGTTGTGGACACGTATCCGCAGTACAGCCACATGGACGATGTGCTGATCGGCATTGGCGACGCGTATGCGACGCAGGCTGCAGCCGTTCGTGCGCGTCCGGTGTGCGCCCCCGGCGTAAAGGTGGCCTGCCTGACCGAAGCGTCGAAGTCGAAGCTGGAGCAGACGTTTGATACGAAGGCAACGGCGGCGTACACCCGCGTTGTCGTCGACCACTCGGCGGCTCCGCATGCTGAGGACGCGAAGGAACGCCTGGCAGCGCTGAATATGCCGATTCCGACGCCGACGCCTGAGCAGGCAGCGGCCAGCGAAGCTCTGGAAGGCAGCCGCGCACAGTACGATCTGCGCAACCGCCTGGAGTTGCTGATCTTCCGCAAGCCGGATACGGTGACTGCGGCGCAGGTAGGCGATCCACCGCTGGAAGATGCTCCGGCAACGACCGCTCCTACGGTCGCAGAGGACATTACGCGCGACTACGAAGTAGCGATCAACCCGAATGCCAAGCCTCTGCCTGCAGCGAAGCCTGTTGTAGCGGCGGACGCCCCGGCAGATGCGGCTCCCGCAGATGTAGCTCCTCCTGTTTCGGCCGCTCCTCCGACGTTGTCGGATGTACCGGCGGCGGGAAGCGAGAATACTTCGGGCACGTCGACGGAGATGGCTCCGGCAGCGACGAGCGGTGGAACTGAGACGGGCGTAGGCGCGACGATCGTGTCGACGGGCGGCGGAACTCCGGCAAGCTCGCTTCCGGCAGCGACGGGCGCAGCCGATGAGAACTATGGCCTGAAGACGGTGAAGCCGAAGACGGATGCGACGCTTGCTCCGGTGGAAGCTCCTGCTGAGGCACCTGATCAGGTGAACGAAGCGAACGGTAAGAGCCAGCCAGCGGCAGAGCAGAAGGCCGATGGAAAGAAGAAAGATCCGAAGCCCGAATTTGACAAGGGTGACGAAAGCTCCAGCAAGCATAAGCCGAAGAAGGGCTTGAAGAAGATCAATCCTTTCTAA
- a CDS encoding type III pantothenate kinase produces the protein MLLALDVGNTNTVMGLYRPASAETPATMVADWRITTPTRETPDELGVLFQTLFAMRGLTTDIVTGVAVSSVVPPLDPTLRKLCETYFKVRPLFIEPGVKTGLPVLTDNPSDVGADRVVNCVAAYDLVGGPTIVVDMGTATTFDVVSKKGEFLGGAIAPGLGISADALFARAARLTRVEIKKPAKIIGTSTTDNIQIGLYYGYIGLIDGILERMIAELGPETKVIATGGLAKLLAADCKYLKQVDDMLTLTGLRLIWERNEERRRR, from the coding sequence ATGCTACTGGCACTCGATGTAGGCAATACAAATACGGTGATGGGGTTGTACCGTCCGGCGAGCGCAGAGACGCCCGCGACGATGGTGGCGGACTGGCGCATCACGACGCCGACGCGCGAGACCCCTGATGAACTTGGTGTGCTGTTTCAGACGCTGTTTGCGATGCGCGGACTGACGACGGACATCGTTACCGGTGTGGCTGTGTCTTCGGTTGTACCGCCGCTTGATCCGACTCTGCGCAAGCTGTGCGAGACGTACTTTAAGGTGCGGCCGCTGTTTATCGAGCCGGGCGTGAAGACAGGGCTGCCGGTGCTGACCGATAACCCCAGCGATGTGGGTGCGGACCGTGTGGTGAACTGCGTGGCGGCGTACGACCTGGTGGGCGGCCCGACGATTGTGGTCGACATGGGAACGGCGACGACGTTCGACGTGGTGAGCAAGAAGGGCGAGTTTCTGGGCGGAGCGATTGCTCCGGGGCTGGGGATTTCCGCCGACGCGTTGTTTGCCCGTGCGGCACGGCTAACGCGCGTGGAGATTAAGAAGCCCGCAAAGATTATTGGCACGTCCACGACGGACAATATTCAGATTGGGTTGTACTACGGCTACATCGGCTTGATCGACGGCATCCTGGAGCGCATGATTGCGGAGCTTGGGCCGGAGACGAAGGTGATTGCAACGGGAGGCCTGGCGAAGCTGCTGGCTGCGGACTGCAAGTACCTGAAGCAGGTGGACGATATGCTGACGCTGACCGGGTTGCGACTGATCTGGGAACGCAATGAAGAGCGACGGAGAAGATAG
- a CDS encoding valine--tRNA ligase: MNHELPKSYDPSAIESKWAEFWVNEKLFDVATPDADAPMQKAFVQLLPPPNVTGRLHMGHMLNQTEMDILARWHRMKGEQSVWVPGTDHAGIATQMMVERALAAEGKKRTDFTREAFTERVWQWKQEYGGYITSQMRRLGASVDWSREYFTMDDNLSHAVREVFLKLWEQELIYRGAYIVNWDPVLGTAVSDVEVENEEKLGSIYHLRYDLADGSGSITIATTRPETLLGDVAVAVNAEDERYKAFLGKKLVLPLVGREIPVIADDWANPEFGTGAVKVTPAHDPNDFAIGQRHNLPQPLIMDTQARIANTGTKYDGLDRFEARKQILADLEALGQLVAIKDHTLTLPVSQRTGAVIEPRLSMQWFLAVNKKPKNGGESIAETAIAAVREGHIKFLPEMNAKIYFEWMNNLHDWCISRQLWWGHRIPAWHCAKCAEISVGRETPTACAKCGATELVQETDVLDTWFSSGLLPFTVLGWDGSGKLTEDLKRFYPTDLLVTGFDILFFWVARMIMLGSHFMLDVPMPDGSKRTLADAVPFKDVYIHPLVRDANREKMSKTKGNVIDPISIVEKYGTDAVRFTLASQASPGTDIAFNEARTEGYRAFANKIWNAARFLQMNIVRGAELGYTIQLGVDVSAAPLETRWMYSRLNAVAAEVERTLTAYRFDEAAQAVYAFFWGEFCDWYLELIKLRLDFNAPKNAGTELSLNALVSAFEAALRLLSPFMPFLTEELFHALYASIGAELPAKSVALTRYPQPVDFPADAVADAEMTTLQDLIVTVRGLRKEMGVPEKEAAPIAVHSTGDAAKLAVEHAEILSKQARVSAVEVATVPPQGDGVRSTANFDVAVMYERQIDVPAERERLTKEIAKLNKGLEAASRQLGSESFLAKAPAHVVDGLKKQAAENEALKAKAEAALAALPA; this comes from the coding sequence ATGAATCATGAACTTCCTAAGTCATACGACCCCTCTGCGATTGAGTCCAAGTGGGCTGAATTCTGGGTTAACGAGAAGCTGTTCGATGTAGCCACCCCGGACGCGGATGCGCCGATGCAGAAGGCGTTTGTCCAACTGCTGCCGCCGCCGAACGTCACCGGACGTTTGCACATGGGCCACATGCTCAACCAGACCGAGATGGATATTCTCGCGCGCTGGCACCGCATGAAGGGCGAGCAGAGCGTGTGGGTTCCGGGAACGGACCATGCAGGTATTGCCACGCAGATGATGGTGGAACGCGCGCTGGCCGCTGAAGGCAAGAAGCGCACGGACTTTACACGCGAAGCGTTCACCGAGCGCGTGTGGCAGTGGAAGCAGGAGTACGGCGGCTACATCACCAGCCAGATGCGCCGCCTGGGTGCGAGCGTGGACTGGTCGCGCGAGTACTTCACGATGGACGACAACCTCTCGCACGCCGTTCGCGAAGTGTTCCTGAAGCTGTGGGAGCAGGAGCTCATCTATCGCGGCGCGTACATCGTGAACTGGGACCCTGTCCTCGGTACCGCCGTCTCCGACGTCGAAGTGGAGAACGAAGAGAAGCTTGGCTCCATCTATCACCTGCGCTACGATCTCGCTGACGGTTCGGGCTCGATCACCATCGCAACCACGCGCCCTGAGACGCTGCTCGGCGACGTGGCTGTGGCCGTGAACGCAGAGGATGAACGCTATAAGGCGTTCCTCGGCAAAAAGCTTGTACTGCCACTCGTAGGCCGCGAGATCCCCGTCATTGCTGATGATTGGGCGAATCCCGAGTTCGGCACCGGCGCCGTGAAGGTGACGCCCGCACACGACCCCAACGACTTCGCGATCGGCCAGCGCCATAACCTGCCGCAGCCGTTGATCATGGACACGCAGGCGCGCATTGCGAATACCGGCACAAAGTATGACGGGCTGGATCGCTTTGAAGCTCGCAAGCAGATTCTGGCTGATCTGGAGGCCCTGGGGCAGCTTGTGGCGATCAAGGATCACACGCTGACGCTGCCGGTATCGCAGCGCACGGGCGCGGTGATTGAGCCGCGGCTTTCGATGCAGTGGTTCCTGGCGGTGAACAAGAAGCCGAAGAACGGTGGCGAGTCGATTGCCGAGACCGCGATTGCGGCGGTGCGCGAAGGCCACATCAAGTTCCTGCCGGAGATGAACGCGAAGATCTACTTCGAGTGGATGAATAATCTGCACGACTGGTGCATCTCGCGGCAGCTTTGGTGGGGACATCGCATCCCTGCATGGCACTGCGCGAAGTGCGCAGAGATCAGCGTAGGTCGCGAGACGCCGACGGCGTGCGCGAAGTGCGGCGCGACGGAGCTGGTGCAGGAGACCGATGTGCTCGACACATGGTTCTCGTCGGGACTGCTTCCCTTCACCGTGCTTGGCTGGGATGGCTCGGGCAAGCTGACGGAGGACCTGAAGCGGTTTTATCCGACGGACCTGCTGGTGACGGGCTTCGACATCCTGTTCTTCTGGGTGGCGCGCATGATTATGCTGGGCTCGCACTTTATGCTCGACGTGCCAATGCCGGACGGCTCCAAGCGTACGCTTGCGGATGCGGTGCCGTTCAAGGATGTGTACATTCATCCGCTGGTGCGCGATGCGAACCGCGAGAAGATGTCGAAGACGAAGGGCAATGTGATCGACCCGATCTCGATCGTCGAGAAGTACGGTACGGATGCCGTGCGCTTTACGCTGGCCTCGCAGGCGTCGCCGGGCACAGACATCGCGTTCAATGAGGCCCGTACGGAAGGCTATCGCGCGTTCGCGAACAAGATCTGGAACGCAGCGCGATTCCTGCAGATGAACATCGTGCGTGGAGCGGAGCTTGGCTACACGATTCAGCTTGGCGTGGATGTCTCGGCGGCTCCGCTGGAGACTCGCTGGATGTACTCGCGATTGAACGCGGTGGCGGCTGAAGTGGAGCGCACGCTGACAGCGTACCGTTTCGACGAAGCGGCACAGGCGGTCTATGCGTTCTTCTGGGGTGAGTTCTGCGACTGGTACCTCGAACTCATCAAGCTGCGACTGGACTTCAACGCACCGAAGAACGCAGGCACAGAGCTTTCGCTGAACGCGCTGGTGTCGGCGTTTGAAGCGGCGCTGCGGTTGCTGTCGCCGTTCATGCCGTTCCTGACGGAAGAGCTGTTCCATGCGCTGTATGCTTCGATCGGTGCGGAGTTGCCGGCGAAGTCGGTGGCGCTGACGCGCTATCCGCAGCCTGTAGACTTCCCTGCCGATGCGGTGGCTGATGCCGAGATGACGACGCTGCAGGACCTGATCGTGACAGTGCGTGGTCTCCGCAAGGAGATGGGCGTACCGGAGAAAGAAGCCGCTCCGATTGCGGTGCATTCGACGGGCGATGCAGCCAAGTTGGCCGTAGAGCACGCGGAGATCCTGTCGAAGCAGGCCCGAGTGAGCGCAGTGGAAGTTGCGACAGTGCCTCCGCAGGGTGATGGCGTGCGGTCGACGGCGAACTTCGATGTCGCGGTAATGTATGAGCGGCAGATTGATGTGCCCGCCGAACGCGAACGCCTGACGAAGGAGATTGCAAAGCTGAACAAGGGGCTGGAAGCAGCGTCGAGACAGCTTGGCAGCGAGAGCTTCCTGGCGAAAGCCCCGGCGCATGTTGTCGACGGGCTGAAGAAGCAGGCCGCGGAGAACGAAGCGCTAAAGGCGAAAGCAGAAGCTGCGCTGGCGGCTCTGCCAGCGTAA
- the rpe gene encoding ribulose-phosphate 3-epimerase encodes MVELAFSILAADFAHLADEIKLAEEGGGTIVHVDVMDGHFVPNITFGPPVVKAIRPVTKLPLDCHLMIENPDAYIPEFAKAGADMISVQVEACPHLNRTLQHILDHGCKAGVVLNPATPIGMLSEVLPMVDYVLVMSVNPGFGGQKFLPRAVDRIRLLAHIREEQGLKYRIEVDGGVSKETVASVVDAGADMLVAGSAIFQPGKTVENAKEFLTIARAAAGE; translated from the coding sequence TTGGTAGAACTGGCGTTTTCGATTCTTGCAGCGGACTTTGCGCACCTGGCCGATGAGATCAAGCTGGCTGAAGAGGGTGGCGGGACCATCGTCCATGTGGACGTGATGGATGGGCACTTTGTGCCGAACATTACCTTTGGGCCGCCGGTCGTGAAGGCCATTCGCCCGGTCACGAAGCTGCCGCTCGATTGCCATCTGATGATCGAGAACCCGGATGCGTACATCCCCGAGTTTGCCAAGGCGGGCGCGGACATGATCAGCGTGCAGGTAGAGGCTTGCCCACATCTGAATCGGACGCTGCAGCATATTCTCGACCACGGCTGTAAGGCGGGTGTCGTGCTGAACCCGGCGACGCCGATCGGGATGCTGTCCGAAGTGCTGCCGATGGTGGACTATGTGCTGGTGATGAGCGTGAACCCAGGGTTTGGCGGGCAGAAGTTTCTGCCGCGCGCGGTCGACCGCATTCGCCTGCTGGCGCATATTCGCGAAGAGCAGGGGCTGAAGTACCGCATTGAGGTCGATGGCGGGGTTTCGAAGGAGACCGTGGCTTCGGTGGTGGATGCCGGCGCGGATATGCTCGTGGCCGGATCGGCGATCTTCCAGCCAGGCAAGACCGTGGAGAATGCCAAGGAGTTTCTGACGATTGCCCGGGCTGCGGCAGGAGAGTAG
- a CDS encoding biotin--[acetyl-CoA-carboxylase] ligase, with amino-acid sequence MRVASGMTMVAIDKIDRTKLAGGLVGTRFAGKVRHFETIGSTNTELLAAAAEGAAEGTAYVADEQTAGRGRGGHAWHSAAGDGLYVSALVKPSLKLADALLLSLATGLAVQQAVREVTAVTLDIRWPNDLMFAGADGVTRKCGGILVETAVEPGPEPALRYAVVGVGLNVHHAAFPPELEKLATSLRLASKLSVFRTPLLLAMLRNLDLELTRLEATTDGHARLQERFTAASTWVRGKRVSVPEDGGYTGETSGLDDRGYLLVAGDDGRTRTVRSGGVREL; translated from the coding sequence ATGCGAGTAGCATCAGGGATGACGATGGTTGCGATAGACAAAATTGACAGGACGAAGCTGGCCGGAGGGCTGGTAGGAACGCGCTTTGCAGGCAAGGTGCGGCACTTCGAGACGATTGGCTCGACGAATACGGAGCTGCTGGCAGCAGCCGCAGAGGGCGCTGCCGAGGGCACGGCGTATGTTGCCGACGAGCAGACAGCGGGGCGCGGCCGTGGAGGCCATGCGTGGCACTCGGCTGCGGGGGATGGGCTGTATGTATCGGCGCTGGTGAAGCCTTCCCTGAAGCTTGCGGATGCGTTGCTGCTCTCCCTGGCGACGGGGCTTGCGGTGCAGCAGGCGGTGCGCGAGGTAACGGCGGTGACGCTGGATATTCGCTGGCCGAACGATCTGATGTTCGCGGGCGCGGATGGCGTGACGCGGAAGTGCGGCGGGATCCTGGTGGAGACGGCGGTGGAGCCGGGGCCGGAGCCTGCGTTGCGCTACGCCGTGGTGGGTGTGGGCCTGAACGTGCACCATGCGGCGTTTCCGCCGGAGCTGGAGAAGCTGGCGACGTCGTTGCGGTTGGCGAGTAAGCTGTCGGTGTTTCGCACTCCCCTGCTGCTGGCGATGCTGCGGAACCTTGACCTGGAGCTGACGCGGCTGGAGGCAACCACGGACGGCCATGCGCGGCTGCAGGAGAGGTTCACGGCTGCGTCGACCTGGGTGCGGGGCAAACGTGTGAGTGTGCCGGAGGACGGCGGCTATACTGGGGAAACTTCCGGACTGGATGACCGCGGGTATTTGCTCGTCGCAGGTGACGATGGGCGAACACGGACGGTGCGCTCCGGAGGCGTACGCGAGCTGTGA
- a CDS encoding TolC family protein translates to MFEQQVLDTVYGVSRLYYDLVSLGENVLVKQESLRAATKLRQDDEDQETLGTLAPIELTRARALESSSRFDLVQAEGLYKQQEIILRDQILRTASPVFQQQFDRIVPTDTIHVPEAMEQENVEQLVAESLARRPDLAQAQLQVETGRISAAASRNAALPQLNLYGNVSTRGSAEQAYDVLGSAGTGLVTNPQGLAVGGLRVATIYQAGVQLTLPLRNRVAESDAARDVVQLREVEAHVEKLNAQVREQVETSVVALDTAHAAYRAAAESRTYQQQLLDAVKDKLSVGQSTDLAVLQNEAYLAQAKSTEIAARSNWMKARIELDHALGDLLEKHNIQLEDAIRGQMPGR, encoded by the coding sequence GTGTTTGAGCAGCAGGTGCTGGACACGGTGTATGGCGTGTCCAGGCTGTACTACGACCTTGTCTCGCTGGGCGAGAACGTGCTGGTGAAGCAGGAGTCGCTGCGTGCGGCGACGAAGCTGCGGCAGGACGATGAAGACCAGGAGACGCTGGGGACGCTGGCCCCTATCGAGCTGACGCGGGCGCGGGCGTTGGAGAGTTCGAGCCGCTTCGACCTGGTGCAGGCCGAAGGCTTGTACAAGCAGCAGGAGATTATCCTGCGCGACCAGATTCTGCGGACGGCTTCGCCGGTGTTCCAGCAGCAGTTCGATCGTATTGTGCCGACGGACACGATTCATGTTCCCGAAGCGATGGAGCAGGAGAACGTAGAGCAGCTTGTGGCGGAGAGTCTGGCTCGGCGGCCTGATCTGGCGCAGGCGCAGTTGCAGGTGGAGACGGGGCGCATCAGCGCAGCGGCGAGCCGCAATGCAGCGCTGCCGCAGTTGAACCTCTACGGCAACGTGTCGACGCGTGGGTCGGCTGAGCAGGCGTATGACGTGCTGGGTTCTGCGGGGACGGGGCTGGTGACGAATCCGCAGGGGCTTGCTGTTGGAGGCCTGCGTGTGGCGACGATCTACCAGGCTGGCGTGCAGTTGACGTTGCCTCTGCGCAACCGTGTGGCTGAGTCGGATGCCGCGCGCGATGTGGTGCAGCTTCGCGAAGTAGAAGCGCATGTGGAGAAGTTGAACGCGCAGGTGCGGGAGCAGGTGGAGACTTCGGTGGTCGCGCTGGATACGGCGCATGCGGCGTATCGTGCGGCGGCGGAGAGTCGTACGTATCAGCAGCAGCTTCTTGATGCGGTGAAGGACAAGCTGAGCGTGGGGCAGTCGACGGATCTGGCAGTGCTACAGAACGAGGCTTACCTGGCACAGGCGAAGTCCACCGAAATCGCGGCACGCTCGAACTGGATGAAGGCGCGGATCGAGCTGGATCATGCGCTGGGCGATCTGCTGGAAAAGCACAATATTCAGCTGGAGGATGCGATTCGCGGGCAGATGCCTGGTCGGTAG
- the rlmD gene encoding 23S rRNA (uracil(1939)-C(5))-methyltransferase RlmD, translating to MSKAKKLRLTQALYGGEVLTEDGTWRIPFGIPGESVAIAGDNLSLVEKSPERVSPTCVHFGSCGGCQYQMASYDEQLRMKHSILRDELREAGVKEVPEIFAQRTGEPYGYRNRIRLRVEREDGKLHFGYNRRGTATFLPVTMCPIAADPLWSVVEALQRVAAENVDAAAWLEAAKDVELFANEALDKVQMTLLCPPRTKQAQGSFVRMMKAVSEAAPSVVGAGAVAVDAKVGLTGKVFEEWGAAGLSYRVGEESYWVSRGGFFQVNRFLLPELVELVTAGRSGTLAWDLFAGVGLFSRVLARSFAQVTAVESHPGAAKDLATALKKLGKEHRAVESTTLAFLQRAVMERELPELVVLDPPRAGAGEEACELLVKMQPKTVVYVSCDPTTLARDWSVLEQGGYRAQGVTMVDLFPQTFHMETVVVFERQA from the coding sequence ATGAGCAAGGCGAAGAAGCTGCGACTGACACAGGCGCTGTACGGTGGAGAGGTTCTGACCGAGGACGGCACGTGGCGCATTCCCTTCGGGATTCCCGGAGAGTCCGTTGCCATTGCGGGTGACAACCTGTCGCTTGTGGAGAAGAGCCCGGAGCGTGTGTCGCCAACGTGCGTTCACTTTGGCAGCTGCGGTGGATGCCAATACCAGATGGCGAGCTACGACGAGCAGTTGCGGATGAAGCACAGCATCCTGCGCGATGAGTTGCGCGAGGCCGGCGTGAAAGAGGTTCCGGAAATTTTCGCGCAGCGCACCGGTGAGCCCTACGGCTATCGCAATCGCATCCGCCTACGCGTGGAACGCGAGGATGGCAAGCTGCACTTTGGCTACAACAGGCGCGGCACGGCGACGTTTCTGCCGGTGACGATGTGCCCCATCGCTGCCGATCCGTTGTGGAGTGTCGTAGAGGCGTTGCAGCGCGTGGCTGCTGAGAATGTGGACGCGGCAGCGTGGCTCGAAGCGGCAAAGGACGTCGAGTTGTTTGCGAACGAGGCGCTCGACAAGGTACAGATGACGCTGCTCTGCCCTCCTCGCACGAAGCAGGCGCAGGGAAGCTTCGTCCGCATGATGAAGGCGGTGAGTGAAGCTGCGCCGAGCGTTGTAGGTGCGGGTGCAGTCGCGGTCGATGCCAAGGTCGGACTGACGGGCAAGGTCTTTGAAGAGTGGGGCGCAGCAGGGCTGAGCTATCGCGTGGGCGAGGAGAGCTACTGGGTTTCACGCGGCGGCTTCTTCCAGGTGAACCGGTTTCTGTTGCCGGAGCTCGTAGAGTTGGTGACCGCAGGGCGAAGCGGCACGCTGGCGTGGGATTTGTTTGCGGGTGTGGGCTTGTTCTCGCGCGTACTGGCGCGGAGCTTTGCGCAGGTGACGGCGGTGGAGTCGCATCCCGGCGCGGCAAAGGACCTGGCGACGGCGTTGAAGAAGCTGGGCAAGGAGCATCGCGCGGTAGAGTCGACGACGCTGGCATTTTTGCAACGTGCGGTGATGGAGCGCGAGCTGCCAGAGTTGGTGGTGCTTGATCCTCCACGGGCTGGTGCGGGCGAAGAGGCTTGCGAGCTGCTGGTGAAGATGCAGCCGAAGACGGTGGTGTACGTCTCGTGCGACCCGACGACGCTGGCACGCGATTGGAGCGTGCTGGAGCAGGGCGGCTATCGTGCGCAGGGCGTGACGATGGTGGACCTGTTTCCGCAGACGTTTCATATGGAGACGGTGGTGGTCTTCGAACGTCAAGCGTAA
- a CDS encoding excinuclease ABC subunit C — MGETFQFEHRVEFVPEGAEEILRGVVAGPGVFALRGEAGEPYLTRAADLRRRMRRLLAPPEAVDDQGRPVLSKRLNLRERVRWIEWTATGSEFESTVVLYCATREVFGEEQARKRLRLNAPAFLRLTMEHEHPRVYATNKLSARALANTFGPFPSRAAAERYCDAVLDLFKLRRCYEDLQVSPEHPGCAYGEMKKCMEPCKAACMQDEYAAEAARVQAFFATRGESMLNEVAVERDKASEEMDFERAAELHAKWEKVKAAAALADELVRTVPELQALVVQESSKSQGSGDEAAVFLLEHGQIAGPERLSTLGVRAVREQTAVGSSLFAQPLMLSAVPLEQGVGGSVQGVESSLEGAAAADAAPAIAAVSLPPEERVRVLVERLESRAQNEVSLAVMCDFLALFRRWYYRPEKQRAGEVFLPNADGSWPVRRVLNGAARVVLGPPKEVAPVDREAAAAMKTKMLHEGREGVERLVAVLPKRKRGKKRSSDDDSPVSRVS; from the coding sequence GTGGGAGAGACGTTTCAGTTTGAGCATCGCGTGGAGTTCGTGCCGGAGGGCGCGGAGGAGATTCTGCGCGGCGTTGTGGCCGGGCCGGGAGTGTTTGCGCTACGAGGTGAAGCCGGTGAGCCCTATCTGACGCGTGCGGCGGACCTGCGGCGACGGATGCGGCGGTTGCTGGCTCCGCCGGAAGCGGTGGATGATCAGGGGCGGCCGGTGTTGTCGAAGCGGCTGAATCTGCGCGAACGCGTGCGGTGGATTGAGTGGACGGCGACGGGGTCAGAGTTTGAGTCGACCGTGGTGCTTTACTGCGCGACGCGCGAGGTCTTTGGCGAGGAGCAGGCACGGAAGCGGTTGCGGCTGAATGCTCCGGCGTTTCTGCGGCTGACGATGGAGCATGAGCATCCCCGGGTATATGCGACGAACAAGCTGAGTGCGCGGGCGCTGGCGAATACGTTTGGGCCGTTCCCTTCGCGGGCGGCGGCGGAGCGCTACTGCGATGCGGTGCTCGATCTGTTCAAGCTGCGGCGCTGCTATGAAGATTTGCAGGTGAGCCCGGAGCATCCGGGCTGCGCGTATGGCGAGATGAAGAAGTGCATGGAGCCTTGCAAGGCAGCGTGCATGCAGGACGAGTATGCCGCCGAAGCGGCGCGGGTGCAGGCGTTCTTTGCCACGCGCGGTGAGTCGATGCTGAACGAAGTGGCCGTGGAGCGCGATAAGGCGAGCGAAGAGATGGACTTCGAGCGCGCGGCGGAACTCCATGCGAAGTGGGAGAAGGTGAAGGCTGCAGCTGCGCTGGCGGATGAGTTGGTGCGCACGGTGCCGGAGTTGCAAGCGCTTGTGGTGCAGGAAAGCTCGAAGAGCCAGGGTTCAGGGGATGAAGCCGCGGTGTTTCTGCTGGAGCATGGGCAGATTGCCGGGCCGGAAAGGTTATCGACGCTGGGAGTGCGGGCGGTGCGGGAGCAGACGGCGGTGGGGTCGAGCTTGTTTGCGCAGCCGTTGATGCTGTCGGCCGTGCCTTTGGAGCAGGGTGTAGGAGGGAGCGTGCAGGGGGTAGAAAGCTCCTTGGAAGGGGCGGCTGCGGCTGATGCGGCACCTGCGATCGCTGCGGTGTCGCTGCCTCCTGAAGAGCGGGTGCGGGTGTTGGTGGAGCGGTTGGAGAGTCGGGCGCAGAACGAGGTTTCACTGGCGGTGATGTGCGATTTTCTGGCGCTATTTCGGCGGTGGTACTACCGGCCGGAGAAGCAGAGAGCTGGCGAGGTGTTTCTGCCGAACGCGGATGGAAGCTGGCCGGTGCGGCGGGTACTGAATGGCGCGGCGAGAGTGGTGCTGGGTCCGCCGAAGGAGGTGGCTCCGGTGGACCGCGAAGCCGCTGCAGCGATGAAGACGAAGATGCTGCACGAAGGGCGCGAAGGTGTGGAGCGTCTGGTGGCGGTGTTGCCGAAGAGAAAGCGTGGGAAGAAACGCAGCAGTGATGACGACAGCCCTGTTTCGAGAGTTTCATGA